One Luoshenia tenuis DNA window includes the following coding sequences:
- a CDS encoding DUF1284 domain-containing protein yields MAEPWPLRPHHGLCLHFFAGKGYDAAFTRNMVHVHASLKGDPSQLVRLHCGADLLCAACPERAGTGCSSPKPGLYDRRVLAVCGLREGEVIPFLELSEAVKRHILTAGKLETVCAGCQWLPICAGQNG; encoded by the coding sequence ATGGCTGAGCCCTGGCCGCTGCGCCCCCACCACGGGTTGTGCCTGCATTTTTTCGCGGGCAAGGGATATGACGCGGCCTTTACCCGCAATATGGTGCACGTCCATGCCAGTCTGAAGGGCGATCCATCCCAGCTTGTGCGGCTGCACTGCGGGGCGGATTTGCTGTGCGCTGCCTGCCCGGAGCGGGCGGGGACGGGTTGCAGCTCGCCTAAGCCCGGCCTGTATGACCGGCGCGTGCTCGCGGTCTGCGGGCTGCGGGAGGGAGAGGTCATCCCTTTTTTGGAGCTGTCAGAGGCGGTAAAGCGGCATATTCTGACGGCGGGTAAACTAGAGACGGTTTGCGCGGGCTGCCAGTGGCTGCCCATCTGCGCGGGGCAGAACGGCTGA
- a CDS encoding NYN domain-containing protein: protein MSKQDKRNFAVFIDMENAGGKVAMLNSIIEKVKIRGDILLGKCYGYSERYENLKEVLLSNTFQAVPSLKHGVSQKNSLDIQLVIDALEVAFSNPLIDSFCIVSGDSDFTPLVGKLKSMGKFVMGISRSEVASQIFINACNEFVFLEAAVSAEPEGKRARSTPKAKAEQAIEHLGGIDELQRIIDRILSEQADENGLLYASTLKDTLLRLRPDFSEKNYGQTSFGKLLHHLEKRFGHIKTVSDEYSLLVRAATSEADEAGQVETINKENFVQVFSEIFRRYKDEGFERVNPSIVKAAIQSAYPDFDEKQIGFRRFSDVIKRLEKEGVVEVEFNEAMTMLIKIL from the coding sequence ATGAGTAAACAAGATAAACGCAACTTCGCCGTCTTTATCGACATGGAAAATGCGGGCGGCAAAGTCGCCATGTTAAACAGCATCATCGAAAAGGTCAAGATCCGGGGAGATATATTGCTTGGCAAGTGCTACGGCTACTCCGAGCGGTACGAAAACCTCAAGGAGGTATTGCTGAGCAACACCTTCCAGGCCGTGCCCTCTTTAAAGCACGGCGTCAGCCAGAAGAACAGCCTGGATATCCAGCTGGTGATCGACGCCCTGGAGGTGGCCTTTTCCAACCCCCTGATCGACAGCTTTTGCATCGTCAGCGGGGACAGCGATTTTACCCCCCTGGTAGGTAAGCTCAAATCCATGGGCAAGTTCGTCATGGGCATCTCCCGTTCGGAGGTGGCCTCGCAGATCTTCATCAACGCTTGCAACGAGTTTGTTTTTCTGGAGGCGGCGGTCAGCGCCGAGCCGGAGGGCAAACGCGCGCGCTCTACCCCTAAGGCCAAGGCCGAGCAGGCCATCGAGCATCTGGGCGGCATCGACGAGCTGCAGCGGATCATCGACCGCATCTTAAGCGAGCAGGCCGATGAGAACGGGCTGCTGTATGCCAGCACGCTAAAGGATACGCTGCTGCGCCTGCGGCCGGATTTTAGCGAGAAAAACTACGGGCAGACCTCCTTTGGCAAGCTGCTGCACCACCTGGAAAAGCGCTTTGGCCATATCAAAACGGTGTCTGACGAGTATTCGCTGCTGGTGCGCGCCGCGACCAGCGAGGCCGACGAGGCCGGACAGGTGGAGACCATCAACAAAGAGAATTTTGTGCAGGTCTTTTCCGAGATCTTCCGCCGGTATAAAGACGAGGGCTTTGAGCGGGTGAACCCCTCCATCGTCAAGGCGGCCATACAAAGCGCGTATCCCGATTTTGACGAAAAGCAGATCGGCTTTCGCCGGTTCAGCGATGTGATCAAGCGCCTGGAAAAAGAGGGCGTGGTCGAGGTGGAGTTTAACGAAGCGATGACCATGCTCATCAAGATATTATAG
- a CDS encoding glutamine--tRNA ligase/YqeY domain fusion protein, with the protein MCEENGTPKESLNFIEEIIAQDLETGKHEHILTRFPPEPNGYLHIGHAKAVCINFGMKDKFGGRTFLRFDDTNPSKEDTEYVDSIMEDIRWLGFEWDELRYASDYFERMYEAAEKLITEGKAYVCDLTPEQMREYRGTLTAPGRPSPYRDRSVEENLELFRGMRAGQYPDGSRVLRAKIDMASPNINMRDPVLYRIVRAHHHRTGDKWCIYPMYDFAHPLEDAIEGVTHSLCSLEFEDHRPLYDWVVREVGFPHPPRQIEFARLNLTRTLMSKRYLRALVESGTVEGWDDPRMPTLSGLRRRGYPPQAIREFCARVGVAKANSLVDAAMLESCVRDSLNDTAPRAMAVLRPLKVVLTNYPEGERETVQVENHPAHPEMGTRAIPFSRELYIEQEDFMMDPPKKFFRLAPGREVRLKDAYIIKCEEAVTDAAGNVIELRCTYDPESRSGLPGSARKVKGTLHWVDAATCREATVRLYDYLLGEQTQDENGNELTPEQRMNPDSIQVLTGCKVEPRLAQASAGETFQFMRQGYFTADSKLYTPEAPVFNATVGLKDSYKKAVKK; encoded by the coding sequence ATGTGTGAAGAAAACGGCACCCCAAAAGAGAGTTTGAATTTTATTGAGGAAATCATCGCCCAGGACTTGGAGACGGGCAAGCATGAGCACATCCTCACCCGCTTTCCGCCCGAGCCCAACGGCTATCTGCATATCGGCCATGCCAAGGCGGTCTGCATCAACTTTGGGATGAAGGATAAGTTTGGCGGCCGCACCTTTTTGCGCTTTGACGATACCAACCCTTCCAAAGAGGATACCGAGTATGTGGATTCCATCATGGAGGATATCCGCTGGCTGGGCTTTGAATGGGACGAGCTGCGCTATGCCTCGGACTATTTTGAGCGCATGTATGAGGCTGCCGAAAAACTGATAACCGAAGGAAAGGCCTATGTCTGCGACTTGACCCCAGAGCAGATGCGCGAGTACCGCGGCACCTTAACGGCGCCCGGCCGCCCCAGCCCCTACCGGGACCGGAGCGTAGAAGAGAACCTGGAGCTGTTCCGCGGCATGCGGGCGGGCCAATACCCCGATGGCTCCCGGGTGCTGCGCGCCAAGATCGATATGGCCTCCCCCAACATCAATATGCGCGACCCGGTGCTCTACCGCATCGTGCGCGCCCATCACCACCGCACAGGGGACAAGTGGTGCATCTATCCGATGTACGACTTTGCCCATCCGCTGGAGGACGCCATCGAAGGGGTCACCCACTCGCTGTGCTCGCTGGAGTTTGAGGATCACCGCCCGCTGTACGATTGGGTGGTGCGGGAGGTAGGCTTCCCCCATCCCCCGCGGCAGATCGAGTTTGCCCGGCTGAACCTGACCCGCACGCTGATGAGCAAGCGCTACCTGCGCGCGCTGGTGGAATCCGGCACCGTTGAGGGCTGGGACGACCCGCGCATGCCGACCTTGAGCGGCCTGCGGCGCCGGGGCTATCCGCCCCAGGCGATAAGGGAGTTCTGCGCCCGGGTGGGCGTGGCCAAGGCCAACTCGCTGGTGGACGCCGCCATGCTGGAAAGCTGCGTGCGCGACAGTTTGAACGATACCGCTCCCCGGGCCATGGCTGTGCTGCGGCCGCTGAAAGTCGTGCTGACCAACTATCCCGAGGGAGAAAGAGAAACGGTGCAGGTAGAAAATCACCCTGCGCACCCCGAGATGGGCACGCGGGCGATCCCCTTCTCCCGGGAGCTGTATATCGAGCAGGAGGACTTCATGATGGACCCGCCCAAGAAGTTCTTCCGCCTGGCGCCGGGGCGCGAGGTGCGCCTGAAGGACGCTTACATCATCAAATGCGAGGAAGCGGTGACCGACGCGGCCGGCAACGTGATCGAGCTGCGCTGCACTTACGACCCGGAATCCCGCAGCGGCCTGCCTGGCAGCGCCCGCAAGGTCAAAGGCACGCTGCACTGGGTGGATGCCGCCACCTGCCGCGAAGCCACTGTGCGGTTATATGATTACCTGCTGGGCGAGCAGACCCAGGATGAGAACGGCAACGAGCTGACCCCCGAGCAGCGGATGAATCCGGATTCCATTCAGGTGCTGACCGGCTGCAAGGTAGAGCCCCGTTTGGCCCAGGCCAGCGCGGGCGAGACCTTCCAGTTCATGCGCCAGGGGTATTTTACCGCCGACAGCAAGCTCTATACCCCCGAGGCTCCGGTGTTCAACGCCACCGTAGGCTTAAAGGACAGCTATAAAAAGGCTGTAAAAAAATAG
- a CDS encoding biotin transporter BioY, translating to MKKLSTRTLILCAIFAALTAVFSQIAIPLPMVPINLAMLAVFIAGGVLGPWVGALSQVVYVLLGAIGLPVFSQFTGGLGIIVGPTGGYIAGYVVAALITGLTVQKWCSPLPLALGMVAGLAACYALGTAWFMVVTGSALGAALMTCVVPFLIGDAVKIAVAAMLSPRLRRELVLRHG from the coding sequence ATGAAGAAATTATCCACCCGTACCCTGATCCTATGCGCTATTTTTGCGGCGCTGACCGCGGTATTCTCGCAGATCGCTATTCCGCTGCCCATGGTGCCCATCAACCTGGCCATGCTGGCCGTATTCATCGCCGGGGGCGTATTGGGGCCTTGGGTAGGGGCGCTTAGCCAGGTGGTCTACGTATTGCTGGGCGCGATAGGGCTACCGGTATTCTCTCAATTCACCGGAGGCTTGGGCATTATCGTAGGGCCTACGGGGGGCTACATCGCAGGCTATGTGGTGGCCGCTTTGATCACGGGGTTGACGGTGCAAAAGTGGTGCAGCCCGCTGCCACTGGCGCTGGGCATGGTGGCGGGGCTGGCCGCTTGCTATGCGCTGGGCACGGCCTGGTTCATGGTCGTTACCGGCAGCGCCTTGGGCGCGGCGCTGATGACCTGCGTGGTGCCCTTCCTGATCGGAGACGCGGTCAAGATCGCCGTGGCGGCTATGCTTTCGCCCCGGCTGCGGCGGGAGTTGGTGCTGCGCCATGGCTGA
- the gltX gene encoding glutamate--tRNA ligase encodes MQVRTRFAPSPTGYMHIGNLRSALYTYLFAKKNGGKFILRIEDTDQEREVEGAVELIYSTLKKVGLNYDEGPDVGGDYGPYIQSQRRGIYKGYAEELVKKGAAYYCFCTAEELEAAHKAAQAKGETYKYDKHCLHLSPEEVDKKLKSGAPYVIRFNAPTQGETSFTDAVYGEITVENATLDDIVLLKSDGLPTYNFANVVDDHLMGITHVLRGNEYLSSTPKYNLIYDAFGWEKPAYVHLPPVMKDEKRKLSKRHGDPSFEDLLAEGFLKDAIVNYIALLGWNPGTNQEMFSLAELEQAFDWTGLSKSPAIFDMAKLTWFNAEYMRRLPPEEYAALARPWLQKALDPEKFDFDYLYPLLQGRTEVLRDIPGMVDFLNELPDYDNALYVHKKMKTTVESAHTVLKELMPLLMAVEPWNEDTVQQACKELVERTGRKNGQVLWPLRIALSGKMATPCGAYELCVLLGKEESLRRIAAGIGQTGEQAE; translated from the coding sequence ATGCAGGTACGCACGCGATTCGCACCCAGCCCCACGGGCTATATGCATATTGGCAATCTGCGCTCGGCGCTATATACCTATTTGTTCGCCAAAAAGAACGGCGGCAAGTTTATCCTGCGCATTGAAGATACCGACCAGGAGCGCGAGGTAGAAGGCGCGGTGGAGCTGATCTACTCCACCCTCAAAAAGGTGGGGTTGAACTACGACGAAGGCCCGGATGTGGGCGGGGATTACGGCCCTTACATCCAGAGCCAGCGCCGGGGGATCTATAAAGGCTATGCCGAGGAACTGGTGAAAAAAGGCGCGGCCTACTACTGCTTTTGCACGGCCGAGGAGCTGGAGGCCGCCCACAAGGCTGCCCAGGCCAAGGGTGAAACCTATAAGTACGATAAGCACTGTCTGCACCTGAGCCCTGAAGAGGTGGATAAAAAACTGAAAAGCGGCGCGCCTTACGTGATCCGCTTTAACGCCCCTACCCAAGGGGAAACCAGTTTTACCGATGCGGTGTATGGCGAGATCACCGTGGAGAATGCCACGCTGGACGACATCGTGCTGCTCAAGAGCGACGGGCTGCCCACCTATAACTTTGCCAACGTGGTGGACGATCACCTCATGGGCATCACCCACGTATTGCGGGGCAACGAGTACCTCTCCTCCACCCCCAAGTATAATCTGATCTACGATGCCTTTGGCTGGGAAAAGCCGGCCTATGTGCACCTGCCCCCGGTGATGAAGGATGAGAAGCGCAAGCTCTCCAAGCGCCATGGCGACCCCTCCTTTGAGGATCTGCTTGCCGAGGGCTTTTTAAAGGACGCCATCGTCAACTACATCGCGCTGCTGGGCTGGAACCCCGGTACCAACCAGGAGATGTTCTCGCTTGCGGAGCTGGAGCAGGCTTTTGACTGGACGGGTTTAAGCAAATCTCCCGCCATCTTCGATATGGCCAAGCTGACCTGGTTCAATGCCGAGTACATGCGCCGCCTGCCGCCCGAGGAATACGCGGCCCTGGCCCGGCCCTGGCTGCAAAAAGCGCTGGATCCGGAAAAGTTTGACTTTGATTACCTCTATCCCCTGCTGCAGGGCCGCACCGAAGTGCTGAGGGATATCCCCGGCATGGTGGACTTTTTAAACGAACTGCCGGATTACGACAACGCGCTATACGTCCATAAGAAGATGAAGACCACGGTGGAGAGCGCCCATACGGTGCTCAAAGAGTTGATGCCCCTGCTGATGGCGGTAGAACCTTGGAACGAGGATACCGTGCAGCAGGCCTGCAAGGAGCTGGTGGAGCGGACCGGCCGCAAAAACGGCCAGGTGCTCTGGCCGCTGCGCATCGCCCTTTCCGGCAAGATGGCCACGCCCTGCGGCGCCTACGAGCTGTGCGTTCTGCTGGGCAAGGAGGAGAGCCTGCGGCGGATCGCCGCCGGCATCGGCCAGACCGGCGAACAGGCAGAATAG
- a CDS encoding NUDIX hydrolase — MTNDVSQLREQRLPETLEVLFTGRILRLERYSVRQASGRIAKREVVRHPGGACVVAVDEDMCVTLVRQWRTPMDEVTLEIPAGKLDEGEGDPLACARRELREETGLRAANFELLTQMYTSPGYSDERLYIYLATDLSQGEDDPDEGEMIAPQRMPLREAASMVMRGQLPDSKTALGLMMAAAKLGQL, encoded by the coding sequence ATGACAAACGACGTAAGCCAGCTGCGCGAGCAGCGCCTGCCTGAAACGTTGGAGGTGCTTTTTACCGGGCGCATCCTGCGGTTAGAGCGCTACAGCGTGCGCCAGGCAAGCGGCCGCATCGCCAAGCGCGAGGTGGTGCGCCACCCCGGCGGCGCCTGCGTGGTGGCCGTAGATGAGGATATGTGCGTTACGCTGGTTCGTCAGTGGCGCACCCCCATGGATGAGGTGACGTTGGAGATCCCCGCGGGCAAGCTGGACGAGGGCGAGGGGGACCCGCTAGCCTGCGCTAGGCGCGAGCTGCGCGAGGAAACCGGGCTGCGCGCGGCGAACTTTGAGCTGCTCACCCAAATGTACACCTCTCCCGGTTACAGCGATGAACGGCTGTATATCTACCTGGCCACGGATTTAAGCCAGGGGGAGGACGACCCGGACGAGGGCGAGATGATCGCCCCGCAGCGCATGCCCCTAAGGGAAGCTGCCAGCATGGTCATGCGCGGCCAGCTGCCCGACTCCAAGACGGCGTTGGGGCTGATGATGGCTGCGGCCAAGCTGGGCCAGCTTTAG